The following are encoded in a window of Desulfocurvus vexinensis DSM 17965 genomic DNA:
- a CDS encoding PstS family phosphate ABC transporter substrate-binding protein → MRIKNLLLAAFMVVAFSASAWAAQIGVSGSTTVLPIMQKAVEAYMKAHPETTLSVSGGGSGNGIKAIIDGTTDLCMASRFMKDKEVALAMEKGVYPVPFAVAIDALVPVVHPENPVGDLTIEQLRDIYTGKTTNWKDLGGEDKQIVVISRDTSSGTYETWDEKILNKERVFAGALLQASNGAVAQAVSKNKYAIGYVGYGYLDASLKGVKVNGIEGNPETASSGKYPVSRFLFLFTNGWPEGELASFVMYMLHPKYGQAHAKDAGFVPLY, encoded by the coding sequence ATGCGCATCAAGAACCTGCTTCTCGCCGCCTTCATGGTCGTGGCCTTCTCGGCCAGCGCCTGGGCCGCCCAGATCGGCGTTTCCGGCTCCACCACCGTGCTGCCCATCATGCAGAAGGCCGTGGAGGCCTACATGAAAGCCCACCCCGAGACCACCCTGTCCGTGTCCGGCGGCGGCTCGGGCAACGGCATCAAGGCCATCATCGACGGCACCACCGACCTGTGCATGGCCTCCCGCTTCATGAAGGACAAGGAAGTGGCCCTGGCCATGGAAAAGGGCGTCTACCCCGTGCCCTTCGCCGTCGCCATCGACGCCCTGGTGCCCGTGGTGCACCCCGAGAACCCGGTGGGCGACCTGACCATCGAGCAGCTGCGCGACATCTACACCGGCAAGACCACCAACTGGAAGGACCTGGGCGGCGAGGACAAGCAGATCGTGGTCATCTCGCGTGACACCTCCTCGGGCACCTACGAGACCTGGGACGAGAAGATCCTGAACAAGGAGCGCGTGTTCGCCGGGGCCCTGCTGCAGGCCTCCAACGGCGCCGTGGCCCAGGCCGTGTCCAAGAACAAGTACGCCATCGGCTACGTGGGCTACGGCTACCTGGACGCCTCCCTCAAGGGCGTGAAGGTCAACGGCATCGAGGGCAACCCCGAGACCGCCTCCTCCGGCAAGTACCCGGTCTCCCGCTTCCTGTTCCTGTTCACCAACGGCTGGCCCGAGGGCGAGCTGGCCTCCTTCGTGATGTACATGCTGCATCCCAAGTACGGCCAGGCCCACGCCAAGGACGCCGGCTTCGTGCCGCTGTACTAG
- the pstC gene encoding phosphate ABC transporter permease subunit PstC, protein MDRKLKEKVIRRTFLLTASTSILVLALIMVFLFMEGLPIFHEYPPLKFLFGHEWYPTSDPPDFGIFPLLVGSVLVTVASSALAIPLGVMTAIYLAEIARPRVRGYVKPVVELLAALPSVVIGFFGMVLFAPFLQDVFDIPTGLNLFNAAVMLAFMSVPTICSISEDAIFSVPKELKEASLALGATHWETIQRVILPASLSGISTAVILGMSRAIGETMVVLMVAGGAAMVPGSLFSPVRPMPASIAAEMAEAPFRGDHYYALFATGIVLFLFTMAFNIVADTIANKHKQVGAATL, encoded by the coding sequence ATGGATCGAAAGCTCAAGGAAAAGGTGATCCGGAGGACGTTTCTGCTCACCGCCTCCACGTCCATCCTCGTCCTGGCCCTGATCATGGTCTTCCTGTTCATGGAAGGCCTGCCCATCTTCCACGAGTACCCGCCGCTCAAGTTCCTGTTCGGCCACGAGTGGTACCCCACGTCCGACCCGCCGGACTTCGGCATCTTCCCGCTGCTCGTCGGCTCGGTGCTGGTCACGGTGGCCTCGTCGGCCCTGGCCATCCCCCTGGGCGTGATGACGGCCATCTACCTGGCCGAGATCGCCCGGCCCCGGGTGCGCGGCTACGTCAAGCCGGTGGTGGAGCTGCTGGCGGCGCTGCCCTCGGTGGTCATCGGCTTCTTCGGCATGGTGCTCTTCGCGCCCTTTTTGCAGGACGTGTTCGACATCCCCACGGGCCTGAACCTGTTCAACGCCGCGGTGATGCTGGCCTTCATGTCCGTGCCGACCATCTGCTCTATCTCCGAGGACGCCATCTTCAGCGTGCCCAAGGAGCTCAAGGAGGCCTCCCTGGCCCTGGGCGCCACCCACTGGGAGACCATCCAGCGGGTCATCCTCCCGGCCAGCCTGTCGGGCATCAGCACCGCCGTGATCCTGGGCATGTCGCGCGCCATCGGCGAGACCATGGTCGTGCTCATGGTCGCGGGCGGCGCGGCCATGGTGCCCGGCTCGCTGTTCTCCCCGGTGCGGCCCATGCCCGCGAGCATCGCGGCGGAAATGGCCGAGGCCCCCTTCCGGGGCGACCATTACTACGCCCTGTTCGCCACGGGCATCGTGCTGTTCCTGTTCACCATGGCCTTCAACATCGTCGCCGACACCATCGCCAACAAGCACAAGCAGGTCGGCGCCGCGACCCTCTAG
- the pstA gene encoding phosphate ABC transporter permease PstA — protein MSTTGETTMSTTLAPAPSATQERAARRGGLGYRGLTEKTWFTLFRGAAVVNGLALAVICAFLAYNGLPAISWEFLTEVPRNSMTQGGIWPCIVGTAILAFGSMIVSFPLGVASAIYLNEYATNPKLVRVIRLGINNLAGVPSVVFGLFGLAFFVTFMGLGVSILAGVLTLGVLVLPVIIGTAEEALRSVPDTYREASLGLGATKWQTISRVVLPAALPGMLTGSILGLSRAAGETAAIMFTAAVFFTPKMPDSIFSDVMALPYHIYVLATAGTDIEQTRPLQYGTALVLIALVLGMNLVAIWLRARLQKKL, from the coding sequence ATGTCCACCACCGGAGAGACCACCATGAGCACCACCCTCGCCCCCGCGCCCAGCGCGACCCAGGAGCGCGCCGCCCGGCGGGGCGGCCTGGGCTACCGGGGCCTGACGGAAAAGACCTGGTTCACCCTGTTTCGCGGGGCCGCCGTGGTCAACGGCCTGGCCCTGGCCGTGATCTGCGCGTTCCTGGCCTACAACGGCCTGCCCGCCATCTCCTGGGAGTTCCTGACCGAGGTCCCGCGCAACTCCATGACCCAGGGCGGCATCTGGCCCTGCATCGTGGGCACGGCCATCCTGGCCTTCGGGTCCATGATCGTGTCCTTCCCCCTGGGGGTGGCCTCGGCCATCTACCTGAACGAATACGCCACCAACCCCAAGCTGGTGCGCGTCATCCGCCTGGGCATCAACAACCTGGCGGGCGTGCCCTCGGTGGTCTTCGGCCTGTTCGGCCTGGCCTTCTTCGTGACCTTCATGGGCCTTGGGGTGTCCATCCTGGCGGGCGTGCTGACCCTGGGCGTGCTGGTGCTGCCGGTGATCATCGGCACCGCCGAGGAAGCCCTGCGCAGCGTGCCCGACACCTACCGCGAGGCCTCCCTGGGCCTGGGGGCCACCAAGTGGCAGACCATCTCGCGCGTGGTGCTGCCCGCCGCCCTGCCCGGCATGCTCACCGGCTCCATCCTCGGGCTGTCGCGCGCGGCGGGCGAGACGGCGGCGATCATGTTCACCGCTGCCGTGTTCTTCACGCCCAAGATGCCCGACTCCATCTTCAGCGACGTCATGGCCCTGCCGTACCACATCTACGTGCTGGCCACCGCCGGGACCGACATCGAGCAGACCCGCCCCCTGCAATACGGCACGGCGCTGGTGCTCATCGCCCTGGTCCTGGGCATGAACCTCGTAGCCATCTGGCTTCGCGCCCGGCTTCAGAAGAAGCTGTAG
- a CDS encoding NADH:flavin oxidoreductase has protein sequence MPGPFDPAAIGGLQLRNRFVRSATWEGMAGEGGEATPRLAALLRTLARGGVGLVIPGHAYVRPEGQAGPWQLGIHDDALVPGLATLAAAIHEGGAAACCQLAHAGLRARRELTGLDPVGPSRFDASGRDRLCRALETDELGALAQAFGAAARRAREAGFDAVQIHAAHGFLLSQFLSAQFNRREDGYGGPLENRSRLLLEVYAAVRAAVGPDFPVLVKINSNDYLVANKTAFHDQDMLAVCAALAGAGLDAVELSGGTQDSGKYAPVRMGTIREDREGYYRLPAKWFKERLDLPLILTGGVRSLPKVREFLGSGICDFIGLSRPLICEPALVRRWSEGDEGPSLCKSENMCLKAARAGEGLFCKLRQVQRKGAKAAGA, from the coding sequence ATGCCTGGACCTTTCGATCCCGCCGCCATCGGCGGGTTGCAACTGCGGAACCGATTCGTGCGCTCGGCCACCTGGGAGGGCATGGCTGGCGAAGGCGGCGAGGCCACGCCCCGGCTGGCCGCCCTGCTGCGGACCCTGGCCCGGGGCGGGGTGGGCCTGGTCATCCCCGGCCACGCCTACGTGCGCCCCGAGGGCCAGGCCGGGCCCTGGCAGCTGGGCATCCACGACGACGCCCTGGTCCCCGGGCTGGCCACCCTGGCGGCGGCCATCCACGAGGGCGGCGCGGCGGCCTGCTGCCAGCTGGCCCACGCCGGGCTGCGCGCCCGGCGCGAGCTCACGGGCCTGGACCCCGTGGGCCCCTCGCGCTTCGACGCCTCCGGGCGCGACCGGCTCTGCCGCGCCCTGGAGACGGACGAGCTGGGCGCCCTGGCCCAGGCCTTCGGCGCCGCAGCCCGCCGGGCGCGCGAGGCCGGGTTCGACGCGGTGCAGATCCACGCCGCCCACGGCTTTCTGCTCTCGCAGTTCCTCTCCGCCCAGTTCAACCGCCGCGAGGACGGCTACGGCGGCCCCCTGGAGAACCGCTCGCGGCTGCTCCTGGAGGTCTACGCCGCCGTGCGCGCCGCCGTGGGGCCGGACTTTCCGGTGCTGGTGAAGATCAACTCCAACGACTACCTGGTGGCCAACAAGACCGCGTTCCACGACCAGGACATGCTCGCCGTGTGCGCGGCCCTGGCCGGGGCCGGGCTGGACGCCGTGGAGCTTTCGGGCGGCACGCAGGACTCGGGCAAGTACGCCCCGGTGCGCATGGGCACCATCCGCGAGGACCGCGAGGGCTACTACCGCCTGCCCGCCAAATGGTTCAAGGAGCGCCTGGACCTGCCGCTGATCCTCACCGGGGGCGTCCGCTCCCTGCCCAAGGTCCGCGAGTTCCTGGGCAGCGGCATCTGCGACTTCATCGGCCTGAGCAGGCCGCTCATCTGCGAGCCCGCCCTGGTGCGTCGCTGGAGCGAGGGCGACGAGGGCCCGTCGCTGTGCAAATCCGAGAACATGTGCCTCAAGGCCGCCCGGGCGGGAGAAGGCCTGTTCTGCAAGCTGCGCCAGGTGCAGCGCAAGGGCGCCAAAGCCGCCGGGGCCTGA
- a CDS encoding putative quinol monooxygenase, with amino-acid sequence MGAARDVVTVTARLTARPGQQGALREALRPLIAATRAEPGCLRYDLLVAGGDPCAFLLLEAWASAQALAEHQKSPHIAAFRALAGPLLADSVVETFTDVDVAGRQA; translated from the coding sequence ATGGGCGCCGCCAGGGATGTCGTCACCGTCACCGCGCGCCTCACCGCGCGCCCCGGCCAGCAGGGCGCCCTGCGCGAGGCCCTGCGCCCGCTCATCGCGGCCACCCGCGCCGAGCCCGGCTGCCTGCGCTACGACCTGCTGGTGGCCGGGGGCGACCCTTGCGCCTTTTTGCTGCTCGAAGCCTGGGCTTCGGCCCAGGCCCTTGCCGAACATCAGAAAAGCCCGCATATTGCGGCCTTCCGCGCGCTGGCCGGGCCCCTGCTGGCGGACTCGGTGGTGGAGACCTTCACCGACGTGGACGTGGCCGGGCGTCAGGCGTAG
- a CDS encoding nitroreductase family protein, whose protein sequence is MDIFEAIHTRRSVRSFEPAPVAEEHIRTLLEAAMAAPSAGNAQPWEFVVVTDRALLDAVPAIHPYAAMCRQAPLAILVCGDTGREKYPGFWVQDCAAAVQNLLLAARGLGLGAVWTGIHPVAEREEAFRRMFGLPASVVPLALVPVGHTTQPQGRKERFDAARVRRNRWEGR, encoded by the coding sequence ATGGACATCTTCGAGGCCATTCATACCCGGCGCAGCGTGCGCTCCTTCGAGCCCGCGCCCGTTGCCGAGGAGCACATCCGGACCCTGCTGGAGGCGGCCATGGCCGCGCCCAGCGCGGGCAACGCCCAGCCCTGGGAGTTCGTGGTCGTCACCGACCGCGCCCTGCTGGACGCCGTGCCCGCCATCCACCCCTACGCGGCCATGTGCCGCCAGGCGCCGCTGGCCATCCTGGTCTGCGGCGACACCGGGCGCGAGAAATACCCGGGCTTCTGGGTCCAGGACTGCGCGGCGGCGGTGCAGAACCTGCTGCTGGCCGCGCGCGGCCTGGGCCTGGGCGCGGTGTGGACGGGCATCCACCCCGTGGCCGAGCGCGAGGAGGCCTTCCGCCGGATGTTCGGGCTGCCCGCCTCTGTGGTGCCCCTGGCCCTTGTGCCCGTGGGCCACACCACCCAGCCCCAGGGCCGCAAGGAGCGCTTCGACGCGGCCCGCGTGCGCCGCAACCGCTGGGAGGGCCGCTAG
- a CDS encoding response regulator yields the protein MSETEPKAQKILVVEDSHVQAKIICRHLEAMTTFRTVSADSLQEAARVLDTMRDEIFAAVVDLNLPDAPYGEAVDLVQGHGLAVIVLTATFKDEVRDALLARNVADYVLKESIVVLDDVESKIERLFKNQFIKALVVDDSRTARGTVRNLLEIQNYQVLEAENGRRALEVLDAHPDIKLIVTDYEMPEMDGYELTSEVRRRYKKQQLAIVGISGAGESAMTAKFLKHGANDFLHKPFAAEEFSWRVNQTVELVEIVCELTECHEQQAAGN from the coding sequence ATGAGCGAAACCGAACCCAAAGCCCAGAAGATCCTCGTGGTCGAGGACAGCCACGTCCAGGCCAAGATCATCTGCCGCCACCTCGAAGCCATGACCACCTTCCGCACCGTGAGTGCCGACTCCCTGCAGGAGGCCGCCCGCGTGCTGGACACCATGCGCGACGAGATCTTCGCCGCCGTGGTGGACCTCAACCTGCCCGACGCCCCCTACGGCGAGGCCGTGGACCTGGTGCAGGGCCACGGGCTGGCGGTCATCGTGCTCACCGCCACCTTCAAGGACGAGGTGCGCGACGCGCTTTTGGCGCGCAACGTGGCCGACTACGTGCTCAAGGAGAGCATCGTCGTGCTCGACGACGTGGAGAGCAAGATCGAGCGCCTGTTCAAGAACCAGTTCATCAAGGCCCTGGTGGTGGACGACTCGCGCACTGCCCGGGGCACCGTGCGCAACCTGCTGGAAATCCAGAACTACCAGGTACTGGAGGCCGAGAATGGCCGCCGGGCCCTGGAGGTGCTGGACGCCCACCCCGACATCAAACTCATCGTCACCGACTACGAGATGCCCGAAATGGACGGCTACGAGCTGACCAGCGAGGTCCGCCGCCGCTACAAGAAGCAGCAGCTGGCCATCGTGGGCATCTCCGGCGCGGGCGAGTCGGCCATGACGGCCAAGTTCCTCAAGCACGGGGCCAACGACTTCCTGCACAAGCCCTTCGCCGCCGAGGAATTCTCCTGGCGCGTGAACCAGACCGTGGAGCTGGTGGAGATCGTCTGCGAGCTGACGGAGTGCCACGAGCAGCAGGCCGCCGGGAACTGA
- a CDS encoding threonine aldolase family protein, translated as MTHASFASDNNSGVHPRVMQALAQANAGHCVAYGDDPHTRRAEALFAEAFGPGARVFFVYNGTGANAAALAALVQPWQAVICCASAHINVDECGAPERFTGAKLYAEPGQDGRIGPEAIDRHLHCLGFQHHSQPGAVSLTQATELGTVYTPDEIRAVADRAHAHGLAVHMDGARLANAAAALGCSLREASFDAGVDVLSFGGTKNGLMFGEAVVFADPGRTRAFPYIRKQSMQLHSKMRFVAAQYAALLEDGLWLANAQNANAMARRLADGAAALPGVEIARPVQTNAVFARIPPAAARALLEHHFFYIWDEPTCEARWVASFDTTPADVDAFLAALSRALLAPGEAALPGGRDSAT; from the coding sequence ATGACACACGCAAGTTTTGCCAGCGACAACAATTCCGGGGTCCACCCCAGGGTCATGCAGGCCCTGGCCCAGGCCAACGCGGGGCACTGCGTGGCCTACGGCGACGACCCGCACACCCGCCGGGCCGAGGCGCTGTTCGCCGAGGCCTTCGGGCCCGGGGCGCGCGTCTTTTTCGTCTACAACGGCACCGGGGCCAACGCCGCGGCCCTGGCGGCCCTGGTCCAGCCCTGGCAGGCCGTGATCTGCTGCGCCAGCGCGCACATCAACGTGGACGAATGCGGCGCGCCCGAGCGCTTCACCGGAGCCAAGCTCTACGCCGAGCCCGGCCAGGACGGGCGCATCGGCCCCGAGGCCATCGACCGCCACCTGCACTGCCTGGGCTTCCAGCACCACTCCCAGCCCGGGGCCGTGTCCCTGACCCAGGCCACGGAGCTGGGCACCGTCTACACCCCGGACGAAATCCGCGCCGTGGCCGACCGGGCCCACGCCCACGGCCTGGCCGTGCACATGGACGGCGCCCGGCTGGCCAACGCCGCCGCGGCCCTGGGCTGCTCCCTGCGCGAGGCCAGCTTCGATGCGGGGGTGGACGTGCTCTCCTTCGGCGGCACGAAAAACGGGCTGATGTTCGGCGAGGCCGTGGTCTTCGCCGACCCCGGGCGCACCCGGGCCTTCCCCTACATCCGCAAGCAGTCCATGCAGTTGCACAGCAAGATGCGCTTTGTCGCCGCGCAGTACGCCGCCCTGCTGGAAGACGGCCTGTGGCTGGCCAACGCGCAAAACGCCAACGCCATGGCCCGGCGCCTGGCCGATGGCGCGGCGGCCCTGCCCGGGGTGGAGATCGCCCGCCCGGTGCAGACCAACGCCGTGTTCGCGCGCATCCCCCCTGCGGCGGCCCGCGCCCTGCTGGAGCACCATTTTTTCTACATCTGGGACGAGCCGACCTGCGAGGCGCGCTGGGTGGCCTCCTTCGACACCACCCCCGCCGACGTGGACGCCTTCCTGGCCGCCCTCTCCCGGGCCCTGCTGGCCCCGGGCGAGGCCGCCTTGCCCGGCGGGCGCGACTCTGCTACGTAG
- a CDS encoding amino acid ABC transporter ATP-binding protein has product MIQFRHVNKWYGDMHVLQDITLDIAEGEVVVVCGPSGSGKSTLIRCINRLEPIQKGEIVVDGHSLADPKTNLTMLRAEIGFVFQQFNLYPHMSVLDNITLAPILVRGMGRREAEELGMNLLAKVNIPDQAHKYPCQLSGGQQQRVAIARGLAMRPRIMLFDEPTSALDPEMINEVLDVMKTLAREGMTMVCVTHEMGFAREVADRIVFMDGGCLIEENTPHEFFTNAQNERTKDFLSKILTH; this is encoded by the coding sequence TTGATCCAGTTCCGCCACGTCAACAAATGGTACGGCGACATGCACGTGCTCCAGGACATCACCCTGGACATCGCCGAGGGCGAGGTGGTGGTGGTCTGCGGGCCTAGCGGCTCGGGCAAGAGCACGCTCATCCGCTGCATCAACCGCCTGGAGCCCATCCAGAAGGGCGAGATCGTCGTGGACGGCCACAGCCTGGCCGACCCCAAGACCAATCTGACCATGCTGCGCGCCGAGATCGGCTTCGTGTTCCAGCAGTTCAACCTCTACCCGCACATGAGCGTCTTGGACAACATCACCCTGGCGCCCATCCTCGTGCGCGGCATGGGGCGGCGCGAGGCCGAGGAGCTGGGCATGAACCTGCTGGCCAAGGTCAACATCCCCGACCAGGCCCACAAATACCCCTGCCAGCTCTCGGGCGGCCAGCAGCAGCGCGTGGCCATCGCGCGCGGGCTGGCCATGCGCCCGCGCATCATGCTCTTCGACGAGCCCACCAGCGCCCTGGACCCGGAGATGATCAACGAGGTGCTGGACGTGATGAAGACCCTGGCCCGCGAGGGCATGACCATGGTCTGCGTGACCCACGAGATGGGCTTCGCCCGCGAGGTCGCCGACCGCATCGTGTTCATGGACGGCGGCTGCCTCATCGAGGAGAACACGCCCCACGAGTTCTTCACCAACGCCCAGAACGAGCGCACCAAGGACTTCCTGAGCAAGATCCTCACCCACTAG
- a CDS encoding transporter substrate-binding domain-containing protein, translating into MKLSKIVALACLAALMTASAALAGPAWDNIEKTKVLRVGLMTDSIPGAFYNDKKEWVGMDVDMAEELAKRLGCTLERVAVNNKTRIAFVQQGRIDVSIANMTHKRERDKSIDFSITYFFDGQKLLAKKGQFTKWEDFVGKKIATMQGTTSEINIKNLLKELGDADADKNVISFQKESECYQALKMGRVAAWTTDSTILLGYAAQDPGQFELVGDFFSNEPYGMGLPEDDSKLRDAVNFAIQDMWADGTYMQIYNKWYGPDTPYAFPMTEQIEMWP; encoded by the coding sequence ATGAAACTGTCGAAGATCGTCGCCCTGGCCTGCCTGGCCGCCCTGATGACCGCCAGCGCCGCCCTGGCCGGCCCTGCCTGGGACAACATCGAGAAGACCAAGGTCCTGCGCGTGGGCCTGATGACCGACTCCATCCCCGGCGCCTTCTACAACGACAAGAAGGAGTGGGTCGGCATGGACGTGGACATGGCCGAGGAGCTGGCCAAGCGCCTGGGCTGCACCCTGGAGCGCGTCGCGGTGAACAACAAGACCCGCATCGCCTTCGTGCAGCAGGGCCGCATCGACGTGTCCATCGCCAACATGACCCACAAGCGTGAGCGCGACAAGTCCATCGACTTCTCCATCACCTACTTCTTCGACGGCCAGAAGCTGCTCGCCAAGAAGGGCCAGTTCACCAAGTGGGAGGACTTCGTCGGCAAGAAGATCGCCACCATGCAGGGCACGACCTCCGAGATCAACATCAAGAACCTGCTCAAGGAGCTGGGCGACGCCGACGCCGACAAGAACGTCATCTCCTTCCAGAAGGAGTCCGAGTGCTACCAGGCCCTGAAGATGGGCCGCGTGGCCGCCTGGACCACCGACTCCACCATCCTGCTCGGCTACGCCGCCCAGGACCCCGGCCAGTTCGAGCTGGTGGGCGACTTCTTCTCCAACGAGCCCTACGGCATGGGCCTGCCCGAGGACGATTCCAAGCTGCGCGACGCCGTGAACTTCGCCATCCAGGACATGTGGGCCGACGGCACCTACATGCAGATCTACAACAAGTGGTACGGCCCCGACACGCCGTACGCCTTCCCCATGACCGAGCAGATCGAGATGTGGCCGTAG
- a CDS encoding amino acid ABC transporter permease produces MTRLLLEKRWVQLGLLLTLLASAVYYWGWVFDFGYTFDWSVLFTVNKTYGEHYGLLLLMGVCWTVVISLVSAVAALGLGICFGLGRVSQFRPVFWLSTAYVEFFRNTPLLVQLLFWYFAFPMALPEGAREVVFGFQVTFATFLPTWLEWMLPAWLADMHFGFEFMTAVIGLSAYTGAFMAEVIRAGLQSIPKGLLEAAYSSGLTYPQVLRKIILPVAFRAIIPPLGSEFLNNMKNSSLAMFVGVAELAWSSQQVESMTFRGFEAATAASALYLTLSLVISAVLNAVNVKLRVGQTTCTPGERLLRRVVDPLCAGCELATRPARRLLERAAAHRRAARGMTYSPARAALNSAAARTWGLLVLAAKAAFLAALAFVLYSAARGLWNFNWAVIADNFRTMLIWRLPTDDPSEIMGGTGGLAMAILMAVIAITASFPLGLLAGLGRTSSNLLLRVPSTLYIEIIRGNPLIMVIFWVYFFIPVLTGTFLHVFWSATIALTVFTGAYLAEIVRAGVQNIPPGQFEAAFSTGLSYYRVMRHIILPQALKQMIPPIVGQFIAIFKDTSLAYVLGVMELTNVTMVLNNRLMIYPIEMYTTAAFLYFVCCYAMSTYARRLELRLSPERQSLHM; encoded by the coding sequence ATGACACGACTGCTGCTTGAAAAACGCTGGGTCCAGCTCGGGCTGCTGCTGACGCTGCTGGCCAGCGCCGTCTACTACTGGGGCTGGGTCTTCGACTTCGGCTACACCTTCGACTGGAGCGTGCTGTTCACCGTCAACAAGACCTATGGCGAGCACTACGGCCTGCTCCTGCTCATGGGCGTGTGCTGGACGGTGGTCATCTCCCTGGTCAGCGCCGTGGCGGCCCTGGGGCTGGGCATCTGCTTCGGCCTGGGGCGCGTGTCGCAGTTCCGCCCCGTGTTCTGGCTGTCCACGGCCTACGTCGAATTCTTCCGCAACACGCCGCTGCTGGTACAGCTGCTGTTCTGGTATTTCGCCTTCCCCATGGCCCTGCCCGAGGGCGCGCGCGAGGTCGTGTTCGGCTTCCAGGTCACCTTTGCGACCTTCCTGCCCACGTGGCTGGAATGGATGCTGCCCGCGTGGCTGGCGGACATGCACTTCGGCTTCGAGTTCATGACCGCCGTCATCGGCCTGTCGGCCTACACCGGGGCGTTCATGGCCGAGGTCATCCGCGCCGGGTTGCAGTCCATCCCCAAGGGCCTGCTCGAAGCCGCCTATTCCAGCGGCCTGACCTACCCCCAGGTGCTGCGCAAAATCATCCTGCCCGTGGCTTTCCGGGCCATCATCCCGCCCCTGGGCAGCGAATTCTTGAACAACATGAAGAACTCCTCCCTGGCCATGTTCGTGGGCGTGGCCGAGCTGGCCTGGAGTTCGCAGCAGGTGGAGTCCATGACCTTCCGGGGCTTCGAGGCCGCCACCGCCGCCTCGGCCCTGTACCTGACCCTGTCGCTGGTCATCTCCGCCGTGCTCAACGCGGTGAACGTCAAGCTGCGCGTGGGGCAGACGACCTGCACCCCGGGCGAGCGCCTGCTGCGCCGCGTGGTGGACCCGCTGTGCGCGGGCTGCGAGCTGGCGACCCGCCCCGCGCGCCGCCTGCTGGAGCGCGCCGCCGCGCACCGCCGCGCCGCCCGCGGCATGACCTACTCCCCGGCGCGCGCCGCGCTCAACAGCGCCGCCGCCCGCACCTGGGGCCTCCTGGTGCTGGCGGCCAAGGCCGCCTTCCTGGCCGCCCTGGCCTTCGTGCTCTACAGCGCGGCCCGCGGCCTGTGGAACTTCAACTGGGCCGTCATCGCCGACAACTTCCGGACCATGCTCATCTGGCGGCTGCCCACCGACGACCCCAGCGAGATCATGGGCGGCACCGGCGGGCTGGCCATGGCCATCCTCATGGCCGTCATCGCCATCACCGCCAGCTTCCCCCTGGGCCTGCTGGCGGGCCTGGGCCGCACGTCAAGCAACCTCCTGCTGCGCGTGCCCAGCACGCTGTACATCGAAATCATCCGCGGCAACCCGCTGATCATGGTCATCTTCTGGGTCTACTTCTTCATCCCCGTGCTCACGGGCACCTTCCTGCACGTCTTCTGGAGCGCGACCATCGCGCTGACCGTGTTCACCGGGGCCTACCTGGCCGAGATCGTGCGCGCGGGCGTGCAGAACATCCCGCCCGGGCAGTTCGAGGCGGCGTTCTCCACGGGCCTGTCCTACTACCGGGTCATGCGCCACATCATCCTGCCCCAGGCCCTCAAGCAGATGATCCCGCCCATCGTCGGCCAGTTCATCGCCATCTTCAAGGACACCTCCCTGGCCTACGTGCTCGGCGTCATGGAGCTGACCAACGTGACCATGGTCCTGAACAACCGGCTGATGATCTACCCCATCGAAATGTACACCACGGCGGCGTTCCTCTACTTCGTGTGCTGCTACGCCATGAGCACATACGCCCGGCGCCTGGAGCTGCGCCTGTCGCCCGAACGCCAGAGCCTGCACATGTAG
- a CDS encoding asparaginase domain-containing protein, producing the protein MIRILVTGGTLDKEYNQLNGELVFTKTHLADILVQAKCRADVAIETVMLKDSLFMQDQDRELILSRVLAAPEDKVVITHGTDTMPETARIIGAAGTGRTVVLVGAMVPYSFVHSDALFNLGCAFSAVQLLPPGVYITMNGKVFTWDNVRKNRERGEFEPLR; encoded by the coding sequence ATGATCCGCATCCTCGTCACCGGCGGCACGCTGGACAAGGAATACAACCAGCTGAACGGCGAGCTGGTCTTCACCAAGACGCACCTGGCCGACATCCTGGTCCAGGCCAAGTGCCGGGCCGACGTGGCCATCGAGACCGTGATGCTCAAGGACAGCCTGTTCATGCAGGACCAGGACCGCGAGCTGATCCTGTCGCGCGTGCTGGCCGCGCCCGAGGACAAGGTCGTCATCACCCACGGCACGGACACCATGCCCGAGACCGCCCGGATCATCGGCGCCGCGGGCACGGGGCGCACGGTGGTCCTGGTGGGCGCCATGGTGCCCTACTCCTTTGTCCACTCCGACGCGCTGTTCAACCTGGGCTGCGCCTTCAGCGCGGTGCAGCTGCTGCCCCCCGGGGTCTACATCACCATGAACGGCAAGGTCTTCACCTGGGACAACGTGCGCAAGAACCGCGAGCGCGGCGAGTTCGAGCCCCTGCGCTAG